The Gossypium hirsutum isolate 1008001.06 chromosome D02, Gossypium_hirsutum_v2.1, whole genome shotgun sequence region TAACTCTGATAAAGtttgactttatttaatttattttaatagtaattGATTCTCAGGGACCTATCGTAAATGACATAATTGTAATTTTGGCAAcatttgtgttgttttttttttttggacaaaATTTGTAGGATTGCAATGTCATGGGAATttctatacaatttttaattttttttcttaaggaCATAAATGAATACTGGTGGGACATTGAGTTCAGATATTATACTATAATGGTccctcttttaaaatttattttgtaatttgagcTAGCTTCAATGTATCAAAATTATGGCATTGATAATATAGCAGAGGTACATGATcctttcaattaaaaatttttaaattcaatttaatcccctaaTCTTATCCTTTTACCAAATAATCGAGGTTTTAATTGAACTAACTTAAtattagggtctgtttgattgacggaattaattttcctaaaaatcatttccaacttttccagcatttgattggcggaaaacatttttcatttggaaaataaactccaaaataagggaaaatgggttacattttagggaaaatgtcttaccctttcaatttccgtaagacattttccgtactctcctctctatcgcctccttcattccttccttcatttccggtagaaaactgcttatgtttatcgattttccagtaacttgttttttaaattattcaatacttatttttttaacacaattacaaataatttatttgatattagtttttttcaatttataacgattaatattgtagcttaataattgagtattattataaataaatcattgcaatataagtaaaaataatttaaaatataaaaatttattaatatatattaatatatgtaaaaacaacttttctgaaaaatattttcaaaaaatttattaatatatattaatattttcaaatattttcacaaATATATATTCGTTTGGTCTCAACTGCATGTACCTGTCTGTCTGCTGGTAGCTTAGAATTAAGATACATGACacagataatttttttaaacattattaagataaataattaccaaaataaaaaaaagtgaaactTTCGCTATGGTGGGACCTTACCATTAATTATTACTGATTAAATGTTTTGGTTAAGAAAAAAAGCATtcgcaatttaatttaatttaatttagttggtTGTGACGGATCGAGTTTTAGTTTAATTGGTATACATATCGTTGTCAATGCAAGAGCACGAGAGTTTAAatgcgttgaagcgcattatcctcttttttatgcctataaataaTTTTAGGCATTGTcataaaaaaaacagatatgatgAGAACTAATTTAATTATAGACAGGGTAAGAGGGAGATCCATGCATTATAATTGGTAAATGTATCATGGAGGCTCTTGTGCTAagagttaaattacattttatcccatttactaaaaaaatgaacaaattaatcttTTTCGTTAAATTTGAGTTATAAATGGGTAGAttgttatttttttcctttaatgtccaaatttttttccaaaatattttaaatgtatttaaataaAGTGAAATTTGAATTTTGGAGGCACCAATTTCCGCTTCCTACTCAACATACACCATTATAATAATGAAACTTTCATAGTTGACTCTCATATTTTAGATCTATTCATTGTTTGATTTCTTACAAATTCTAAGTCAAAATTAGAAATTACATCAATATAATATCATGtagtttgaatatatatattaaaaaaatcgtTTAAAAAAATTAGCATATAAGAACGGATAATCacaacattttctttttgttaattttacgtgattttaattggtacaataaaaaatttagccttcaaaatttacatattctgtttattttcataagtatattttgaagttaatttttaatattgtttttgaactcttatatatttttaaaatttttaaacgttttatccaaatatatatatatatatatagacagaACTAAATTAACTGAATATGTAAACATtgaattatatcaattaaattatgtACATATTGCGAAAAATATTTATTATCGTAATTAATTATTCTTAACTGCTCACTTTCTTTTCTTATAAGCACAACctcaaaatggtaaaattataaccCTGTAAATTATtaacttataaattaatataatgataaaattatattttagactaaaaaaattaaagtttaattatggTTGGTCccgaaaaaatatttaatttttttaaatttaatataaaataaatattggatAATGATGATAAGgataatattattttgttttgggaGATTGCTTATAAGCACCCATTAATTGTAATGCAAGTTCATTGCATTATCTCGTCTAATGATTTGACATTGCAAAACGTGCATGCATTGCTTGTTTTTGCTGTGATTTTGGGTGCAATTTGGTCAAATAGAGTTTAACTTGAattgaaatttaaagaaattacaaaattaaatttttttaatatttgtataaattaatcATGTGATTggtttttttaaagtaaataattattttcactaatttaaaattttaatatattataaaatattttcaaatttctcAACCTTAACAACAATATTTTAAGGgatttaaaatcttttttttttcattaaattccAATAAATTAGGCATGTTATCATTTTTTTGGGGGaaattataattgtttttttataagGAATTAACTAGAACCTCGTGTGTCGGCTTGATGGTCAGGGCATTAACTACCCCGGGTGTGACCTGGGTTTGAACCGCACTAGTTGTGTTGTTGTTAGGACTTTACTCTCCTCTTATGTTTATTGGTGGGTTGCACTATCAATAGTAGCTTAGTTGAGGAACGTTTAATTCACAGCTTCATCAACAGAGATTGGAGGATACGAATTCATCACATCCTGAGAAGTCCCTTCGTCAATTCAAAAGGTTTTGTTGTCGGATAATGCTCTCTCTACATGGGTTTGATTGGTTTTGATGTACTCGCTTAATGTTATTTTCCatcagaaataaaaataaaacctatggttaatatatatgatttcattTAAAAACTATTGATAAAATCCTAATCCAATTGATTTGTGTAATTGTTATTAAAAGATGATATCTAATAATTATCAGATTTGTATTTTAATACTTATAAAATTTTGGTCAAATTATGATGATTAAAGTGTTGGAGGACTATGATCTAATTATGTCATATTACATGGATTACTCTAAAAGGATacaaaggactaaattctaaaattgaGTATAGTAAAGAGAAAAAACCATAATTTGGCATTTTTATGTTACTTAGTCTCTTAATTGTAAAAAACAATGTTGGTTAGGGttcaacaagaaaaaaaaacaaaaatcgatGCAAACCATAAGGCTTCAAATTgggtttatttaattaattagaattaatttttattttttcaatataaaataaattttttatttaaatcagcaaaaaattttaaatgcaaacaatatttttaaaaataaaaatgacatgATTTAGAATGAGATTgcattttttctatttattaaaaaaaattagcaaattagtccttatatgtTCGGTAAAAGAGCAAACTGAccattttgttgaaaattttatctatttttactgttaaaaatttgtCATTGTACATCAATGTGAGGAATATATGACGTGTCTGGTTATTTCGTCAATCAcactaatttttaacagtacaaatagatgaaaattttaatataaaaaaccaATATACTTTTTGATTTaacgtataaggactaatttataaattttttgactgaataggataaaatataattaaactcTTATTACAAAAAGTTTACATATTTTTATGAGAAAATTTCATTTCCATTAGTTTTcaacaatttataaataaataaaaaggtttgAACTTGGTTGATTGATTCTTAAATTAATTGGTATGAATATTATTATCAATGCAGGAAAACGTGAGTTTGAGGGTGTTAAAATAGATTAGAGAGGAACTATaactatgaataattttaaatattctgtTAAAAAGAACATATATTAGCAGAACttgtaatgaaattattaaaaaaaaaaagtctggaTCTTTAGATCTCAAAATTGTCTGATGGATTCATATCATTGCTGCCTCTAATGTTGGTATTAGGATTTAGGACTTTGGCTGAGCTAATTAAGCTGCGGAGACAAAGGGGATTAGAAAATTTTGCGAAATGCAGTCGGAATCAAATTGAAATTCAAATCCCAAATGCAAATTTCACGCGTAGAAATTAGATTACGTGCATCTCATGAAATCCAATctttattttttccaaaaaaaaaaaaatcccctcCCTAAAAAGGGGTATTTCGTTTTTCAAcagtgaagaaaaaaaaaacaaacaaaaaagcatccttttcttctttttgtcaAAGTTTCTAGAGCAAGAAACACAATCCCAATAACCCCTTTATTTCACCATTTTTGATGATTCTATCCTCTAAGAAGGTGGTAAAGTGTTTGTGTATATGTGTGTGAGAAAGGTAGCAGTATAGCActtgttctttgtttttaaggtactttaagaaaaacactACTAAatgttgtttttgtttctttatctgGGTTTAATTTTAGTATGTTGTTGTTGTTTATGGCTTTAATTGAATTGGGTTAAGcttaaattgttttcttttttttgttaagGAAAAATGGGAGATAGTGAAGAAGGTAATACTGATTTGATGCAAAGGATTCAATCATCATTTGGAACATCATCTTCTTCGATTCctaaacaagttttatcaatgaaTCATCTTGAAATACCTCCACTGAACCCTAATCAAATCAGGGCTGTTAGGCATTTCTCTCATTTTGGACAAAACTTTAACGGCGGCGGCGGTGGAGGTGGCGGCGGTGGTGATGGTAATAAAAGAGTTGGTATTCCTCCTTCACACCCTAACCAGATCCCACCCATTTCGCCTTATTCACAGATCCCTGTGTCTCGTCCATCGAGCCATCAAATGGGTTCTTCTCAGGGTTTTAGTCCCGGACCGACTCATTCTCGGTCTTTGTCACAACCTTCGTCGTTCTTTTCGTTCGATTCGTTGCCGCCGTTGAGTCCTGCGCCGGTGAGCCAAATTTCGAACGATGTGTGTATGGAAGATTCGCATTCGTTGTTACCACCCTCGCCTTTTCCAAAGGCGAGTTCTCCTCGGGTTGGAGAAAGTTTGCCACCACGAAAATCACATAGGCGGTCCAATAGTGATATTCCTTTCGGGTTTAATACGGTAATGCAATCTTCACCCCCACCGTTAAGGGGCAGCGGTTTCGAGAATTCGGGTGTGCCTAGGCCAGTTCAGTTGGTTAAAAAGGAAACGAGTTGGGAAAGAGGTATTGATGGTAACGTTGAAGGAATGGGTGAGAGGAAATCGGAAGGGGAAGTCATGGACGATTTGTTTTCGGCATATATGAATTTGGATAACATAGATGCATTAAATTCTTCCGAGGATAAGAACAACAATAACGAGAATCACGAAGATTTAGATAGCCGAGCGAGTGGAACAAAGACCAATGGTGGGGATAGTAGTGACAATGAAGCGGAAAGCAGTGTGAACGAGAGCGGGAATAGTGTGACACAAGGCGGAGTTTATTCAACTCAGAAAAGAGAAGGGAACAAAAGGAGTGCAGGGGGTGACATTGCTCCTACTTCGAGACATTATCGAAGTGTTTCGATGGATAGTTTTATGGGGAAGTTGAACTTCGGTGACGAATCACCAAAACTACCTCCTTCACCCGGATCTCGTCCCGGACAACTCTCACCAAGCAATTCAATTGATGGGAATTCAGCTGCCTTTAGTTTGGAGCTCGGAAACGGTGAGTTCAATGAAGCTGAACTGAAGAAAATTATGGCAAACGAGAAGCTCGCAGAAATCGCAATGACTGATCCAAAGCGTGCAAAGAGGTATTGTATTGcttgatttaatatatttttcgaCTGTACTAAAGCATTGCCACTTAACTTATCAGTTGTTTCTTTTGAAGGATTTTGGCTAATCGTCAATCAGCTGCACGTTCCAAAGAAAGGAAGATGCGGTACATTTCCGAGTTGGAGCACAAGGTTCAGACCCTGCAAACTGAAGCTACCACATTATCGGCTCAATTAACACTTCTACAGGTTGAAGATTTAGAGTTTTTTAATGTTATAGGATATATTCCTTACTTTCCTGTTTCTCATCCTTGAACTTTAAATCGATGCAGAGAGATTCCGTTGGGCTTACCAATCAGAACAATGAGTTGAAGTTTCGTATTCAATCCATGGAACAACAGGCACAACTCCGTGACGGTATAATCAAATTTTCATTAGCATGCTCTACTGTTTGTatcttttaacttgttttagaTTGCATGCTACTTTCGGGTCGTAGTAGTATCGATACACATCTAGTAAAACAAAACACCAAGTCTGTTCCCACTGTTTACGAAGTCTCGTACATGGGAAAACATGATTGTTCTTAACTCGTTCCTTGCCTTATTGTGTTGCTTTTTGGACACAGCTCTAAACGAAACATTAACCGCGGAAGTCCATCGATTAAAGCTTGCTACTCAAGAACTAGGCGGCAATTCTGATCCATCCAAAGGCATGGTCTCGCAGCAGCTTCCCATTAGCCGCCAGATGTTCCAGCTACACCAGCAACAGTTCCACCAGCAACAGCAGAACGGGAACACAGCTGCAAAATCCGAGTCGAATCAGTAGCTCCCAAGTCCCGGCATTTGTAAGATTTGAAAAAAATCACCGTATGCCTCATTATTTCATAACTTCATCTGCATCCATTCATTGGTTTCTGATTTCCAAGTTTGACGAGTTTCATGGTCGTGGTAAAATCACGGTTCAACCTGCCTCAGGTATCCATCTCGGATAACGgaataaagtaatatatatagCTTAAACAATTATATATCATATATAGCTATagttttttacttatttatggTAGATAAATTATATTGGAATGTAAGCAGCAAGTTTGACATGATTTGTTGCATTGACAACACAAAATATTGGCTTTCtctttgtttgtttctattaattgAGTATATTGATATTTCATTTCAGATTGTTGCCATTTAAGTTTTGGGGTttgcttaaaattttcaaaatttttgggggtttaattagaatttttaaaaattatgaaatgcaCAATGAAAATTCAGTTTTTTATTGGTTCGGCTTTAGATTTTTTGGGTTCGGATcatttaagtttgatattaaagttttttgggtCGGGTCATTacaagtttaaataaaatattacgGCTGTAATAATTGTTGCGAtcaaaagtactttttaacaAAAATTGTAATATGTTGCGTAATTGAAAAACCTCAAACGTTACAATAATTGCTGTTTGGTTGAATTGACCATTTGTACGATTTTGGAAACATCGGATATCATGCATGGCTTGGATTAATGGCTGGTTAAA contains the following coding sequences:
- the LOC107927936 gene encoding bZIP transcription factor 29, whose product is MGDSEEGNTDLMQRIQSSFGTSSSSIPKQVLSMNHLEIPPLNPNQIRAVRHFSHFGQNFNGGGGGGGGGGDGNKRVGIPPSHPNQIPPISPYSQIPVSRPSSHQMGSSQGFSPGPTHSRSLSQPSSFFSFDSLPPLSPAPVSQISNDVCMEDSHSLLPPSPFPKASSPRVGESLPPRKSHRRSNSDIPFGFNTVMQSSPPPLRGSGFENSGVPRPVQLVKKETSWERGIDGNVEGMGERKSEGEVMDDLFSAYMNLDNIDALNSSEDKNNNNENHEDLDSRASGTKTNGGDSSDNEAESSVNESGNSVTQGGVYSTQKREGNKRSAGGDIAPTSRHYRSVSMDSFMGKLNFGDESPKLPPSPGSRPGQLSPSNSIDGNSAAFSLELGNGEFNEAELKKIMANEKLAEIAMTDPKRAKRILANRQSAARSKERKMRYISELEHKVQTLQTEATTLSAQLTLLQRDSVGLTNQNNELKFRIQSMEQQAQLRDALNETLTAEVHRLKLATQELGGNSDPSKGMVSQQLPISRQMFQLHQQQFHQQQQNGNTAAKSESNQ